One window of the Lacerta agilis isolate rLacAgi1 chromosome 17, rLacAgi1.pri, whole genome shotgun sequence genome contains the following:
- the MLLT11 gene encoding protein AF1q: MRDTVNSQYNSFLYWRMPIPELDLSELEHLGLADMAAYKPKGGYGSFAAERKKQNRSISGGEDDGEDSSLLQFNSFNFWRAPIACVGPLDFDLI, from the coding sequence ATGAGGGACACAGTCAACTCCCAGTACAACTCCTTCCTGTACTGGAGGATGCCCATCCCAGAACTGGACCTGAGCGAGCTGGAACACCTGGGCTTAGCTGACATGGCCGCCTACAAGCCCAAGGGAGGCTATGGCAGCTTCGCAGCAGAGCGGAAGAAGCAGAACCGCAGCATCTCCGGCGGGGAAGACGACGGCGAAGACAGCAGCCTCCTCCAGTTCAACAGTTTCAATTTCTGGAGGGCCCCTATAGCCTGCGTCGGCCCTTTAGATTTCGACCTGATCTGA